One Triticum dicoccoides isolate Atlit2015 ecotype Zavitan chromosome 4B, WEW_v2.0, whole genome shotgun sequence genomic window carries:
- the LOC119294475 gene encoding uncharacterized protein LOC119294475 isoform X2, with translation MMTFMCLCNTQPLEEFLIDCPLVYTVSIFGGEMSEAATDHGRCLFQAIMADILKNHLDNISWDGAFSIADVLIVKHEEYVNVKIQKEPVKFEGRRQLEARVKDLNRAAAVFIPLYQNSNGVLPVFFDQLKEDLEEATIELVEEKWFIKYLTYHVAFMPSAARMYFEMMLNCRNCGILRSIMLSRPVGNDWKALVKSTKGDSITLLHDVFSDSNPPTEERPDRYESTVRGLLTFIKDVLEHGKDPVEVVQIEFYLARTFPFLIPGLLRTFLQHGIMKQHFADIWSCFKVVPCSK, from the exons ATGATGACTTTTATGTGTCTATGCAACACCCAGCCGCTTGAAGAATTTTTGATTGACTGCCCACTTGTATATACCGTGTCTATATTTGGCGGCGAAATGTCTGAAGCTGCAACAGAccatggcaggtgtctgtttcaggCCATCATGGCTGATATATTAAAGAACCACTTGGATAATATCAGCTGGGATGGGGCATTCAGTATTGCCGATGTTCTGATCGTTAAGCATGAAGAGTACGTAAATGTGAAGATACAAAAGGAACCTGTCAAGTTTGAAGGTAGAAGACAGCTTGAGGCCAGAGTCAAAGACCTGAACAGAGCTGCTGCGGTTTTCATACCATTGTACCAGAACAGTAATGGTGTTTTGCCAGTTTTCTTTGACCAGCTCAAAGAAGATCTAGAGGAAGCGACTATTGAGCTTGTTGAGGAGAAGTGGTTCATCAAATATTTGACTTATCATGTTGCCTTTATGCCCTCGGCTGCACGTATGTACTTTGAGATGATGCTGAACTGTCGAAACTGTGGCATCCTAAGGTCCATTATGCTATCAAGGCCTGTTGGAAATGATTGGAAAGCACTTGTGAAATCGACGAAAGGGGATAGCATTACTCTTCTTCATGATGTGTTCTCTGACAGTAATCCTCCTACTGAGGAGAGGCCTGATAGATATGAAAGCACAGTACGTGGGCTTCTCACATTTATTAAAGATGTCCTTGAGCATGGTAAAGACCCTGTGGAAGTCGTTCAGATAGAGTTTTACCTTGCAAGAACGTTCCCTTTTTTAATTCCAGGCTTATTGCGAACCTTCTTGCAGCATGGAATAATGAAACAACA TTTTGCAGATATTTGGTCATGTTTTAAAGTGGTTCCATGTTCCAAATGA
- the LOC119294475 gene encoding uncharacterized protein LOC119294475 isoform X1, producing the protein MGPDERNQPREPLLAAAPPQANPQSPCAAPLLKPSTAAAAVGSPNATVLDDGSPPRQLPGNMMTFMCLCNTQPLEEFLIDCPLVYTVSIFGGEMSEAATDHGRCLFQAIMADILKNHLDNISWDGAFSIADVLIVKHEEYVNVKIQKEPVKFEGRRQLEARVKDLNRAAAVFIPLYQNSNGVLPVFFDQLKEDLEEATIELVEEKWFIKYLTYHVAFMPSAARMYFEMMLNCRNCGILRSIMLSRPVGNDWKALVKSTKGDSITLLHDVFSDSNPPTEERPDRYESTVRGLLTFIKDVLEHGKDPVEVVQIEFYLARTFPFLIPGLLRTFLQHGIMKQHFADIWSCFKVVPCSK; encoded by the exons ATGGGGCCCGACGAGCGCAACCAACCGCGCGAGCCCCTGCTTGCCGCCGCGCCCCCACAGGCCAATCCGCAATCCCCCTGCGCTGCCCCCCTGCTAAAACCCTCCACGGCGGCCGCCGCCGTGGGCTCGCCCAACGCAACCGTTCTGGACGACGGATCCCCACCAAG ACAACTCCCAGGAAACATGATGACTTTTATGTGTCTATGCAACACCCAGCCGCTTGAAGAATTTTTGATTGACTGCCCACTTGTATATACCGTGTCTATATTTGGCGGCGAAATGTCTGAAGCTGCAACAGAccatggcaggtgtctgtttcaggCCATCATGGCTGATATATTAAAGAACCACTTGGATAATATCAGCTGGGATGGGGCATTCAGTATTGCCGATGTTCTGATCGTTAAGCATGAAGAGTACGTAAATGTGAAGATACAAAAGGAACCTGTCAAGTTTGAAGGTAGAAGACAGCTTGAGGCCAGAGTCAAAGACCTGAACAGAGCTGCTGCGGTTTTCATACCATTGTACCAGAACAGTAATGGTGTTTTGCCAGTTTTCTTTGACCAGCTCAAAGAAGATCTAGAGGAAGCGACTATTGAGCTTGTTGAGGAGAAGTGGTTCATCAAATATTTGACTTATCATGTTGCCTTTATGCCCTCGGCTGCACGTATGTACTTTGAGATGATGCTGAACTGTCGAAACTGTGGCATCCTAAGGTCCATTATGCTATCAAGGCCTGTTGGAAATGATTGGAAAGCACTTGTGAAATCGACGAAAGGGGATAGCATTACTCTTCTTCATGATGTGTTCTCTGACAGTAATCCTCCTACTGAGGAGAGGCCTGATAGATATGAAAGCACAGTACGTGGGCTTCTCACATTTATTAAAGATGTCCTTGAGCATGGTAAAGACCCTGTGGAAGTCGTTCAGATAGAGTTTTACCTTGCAAGAACGTTCCCTTTTTTAATTCCAGGCTTATTGCGAACCTTCTTGCAGCATGGAATAATGAAACAACA TTTTGCAGATATTTGGTCATGTTTTAAAGTGGTTCCATGTTCCAAATGA